The following proteins are co-located in the Manihot esculenta cultivar AM560-2 chromosome 9, M.esculenta_v8, whole genome shotgun sequence genome:
- the LOC110610734 gene encoding peroxidase 21 — protein MPTNITQRGTSTFLFFLLLPLLLQFYPGKSELQLNYYAQSCPRAEEIIKEQVINLYKKHGNTAVSWVRNLFHDCGVKSCDASLLLETANGIESEKASQRSFGMRNFKYVNTIKDAVEAECPLTVSCADIVALSARDGIVMLGGPRTEMKTGRRDSKESYAAVLENFLPNHNDSMSLVLSRFQSIGIDTEGAVALLGGHSVGRVHCVNLVQRLYPTVDPSLDPEYAEYLKGRCPTPDPDPEEVLYARNDRETPMILDNMYYKNILKHKGLLLVDQQLASDPITSPFVEKMAGDNGYFLDQFSRAVVLLSENNPLTDDQGEIRKDCRYVNTN, from the exons ATGCCCACCAACATTACCCAACGTGGAACTTCAACCTTCCTCTTCTTTCTGTTATTGCCGTTGCTCTTGCAATTTTATCCTG GTAAAAGTGAGCTCCAACTAAACTATTATGCACAAAGTTGCCCAAGAGCTGAAGAGATCATCAAAGAGCAAGTCATTAATCTGTACAAGAAACATGGAAATACGGCAGTTTCCTGGGTTAGGAATCTCTTCCATGATTGTGGGGTGAag TCGTGTGATGCATCGCTGTTGTTGGAGACGGCGAACGGAATTGAATCGGAGAAAGCATCACAGAGGAGCTTTGGAATGAGAAATTTTAAGTACGTGAACACAATCAAAGATGCAGTTGAAGCTGAATGCCCTTTGACCGTCTCTTGTGCTGATATTGTTGCTCTTTCTGCAAGAGATGGTATTGTCATG TTAGGAGGACCAAGAACAGAAATGAAAACAGGGAGAAGGGACAGCAAAGAGAGCTATGCAGCGGTGCTAGAAAACTTCCTCCCCAATCACAACGACAGCATGTCATTAGTGCTTTCTCGCTTTCAATCCATTGGCATTGACACTGAAGGAGCTGTTGCTCTTTTAG GAGGTCACTCGGTTGGTAGAGTTCACTGTGTGAACTTAGTACAGAGACTCTACCCTACAGTTGACCCGAGTTTGGACCCTGAGTATGCAGAGTACCTCAAAGGAAGGTGCCCAACTCCAGACCCGGACCCAGAAGAAGTTCTGTATGCAAGAAATGACAGAGAAACACCCATGATTCTTGATAATATGTACTACAAGAACATATTGAAGCACAAGGGATTGCTTTTAGTGGATCAACAATTGGCTTCTGATCCCATTACTTCTCCATTTGTGGAAAAAATGGCTGGCGATAATGGATACTTCCTTGATCAGTTCTCTAGAGCTGTGGTGTTGTTGTCGGAGAATAATCCTCTTACTGATGATCAAGGAGAGATAAGAAAGGATTGCCGCTATGTGAATACCAATTAG
- the LOC110611493 gene encoding peroxidase 21, with product LLSSGRSELQLNYYAQSCPRAEDIIKEQVTNLYKKHGNTAVSWVRNLFHDCGVKSCDASLLLESANGIESEKASQRNFGMRNLKYVNTIKDAVEAECPLTVSCADIVALSARDGIVMLGGPRIEMKTGRRDSKKSYAAVVEDFLPNHNDSMSLVLSRFQSIGIDTEGTVALLGGHSVGRVHCVNLVQRLYPTVDPSLDPEYAEYLKGRCPTPVPDPEEVQYARNDRETPMILDNMYYKNILKHKGLLLVDQQLASDPITSPFVEKMAGDNGYFLDQFSRAVVLLSENNPLTDDQGEIRKDCRYVNTN from the exons CTGTTGAGCTCAGGTAGAAGTGAACTCCAACTAAACTACTATGCACAAAGTTGCCCAAGAGCTGAAGACATCATCAAAGAGCAAGTCACTAATCTATACAAGAAACATGGAAATACAGCAGTTTCCTGGGTTAGGAATCTCTTCCATGATTGTGGGGTGAag TCGTGTGATGCATCGCTGTTGTTGGAGTCGGCAAACGGAATTGAATCGGAGAAAGCATCACAGAGGAACTTTGGAATGAGAAATTTGAAGTATGTGAACACAATCAAAGATGCAGTTGAAGCTGAATGCCCTTTGACCGTCTCTTGTGCTGATATTGTTGCTCTTTCTGCAAGAGATGGTATTGTCATG TTAGGAGGACCAAGAATAGAAATGAAAACAGGGAGGAGAGACAGCAAAAAGAGCTACGCAGCAGTGGTAGAAGACTTCCTTCCCAATCACAACGACAGCATGTCATTAGTGCTTTCTCGCTTTCAATCCATTGGCATTGACACTGAAGGAACTGTTGCTCTTTTAG GAGGTCACTCGGTTGGCAGAGTTCACTGTGTGAATTTAGTACAAAGACTGTACCCTACGGTTGATCCGAGCTTGGACCCTGAGTATGCAGAATACCTCAAAGGGAGGTGTCCGACTCCAGTCCCGGACCCAGAAGAAGTTCAGTATGCAAGAAATGACAGAGAAACACCCATGATTCTTGATAATATGTACTACAAGAACATATTGAAGCACAAGGGATTGCTTTTAGTGGATCAACAATTGGCTTCTGATCCCATTACTTCTCCATTTGTGGAAAAAATGGCTGGCGATAATGGATACTTCCTTGATCAGTTCTCTAGAGCTGTGGTGTTGTTGTCGGAGAATAATCCTCTTACTGATGATCAAGGAGAGATAAGAAAGGATTGCCGCTATGTCAATACCAATTAG
- the LOC110611494 gene encoding uncharacterized protein LOC110611494 yields MSPYRLIYRKECHLPVKLEHEAYWAVKSCNLDEKEAGSHRKLQIQELEEIRRDAYEASWDYKAKTKAFYDKHISRKQFQVGDKVLLFDSQFKLFPGKLRSRWIGSFLVEHIFSHGAVDIHSPKMGKTFKVNGHRLKPFYEGFTVHLVEEVPLDPPSLSC; encoded by the coding sequence ATGTCCCCATATCGGCTGATCTATAGAAAAGAATGTCATCTGCCCGTTAAACTTGAACAtgaagcctattgggctgttaAGAGCTGCAATCTAGATGAAAAAGAAGCCGGATCACACAGAAAATTACAAATtcaagagctagaggaaatacgacgtgatgcatatgaagcatCGTGGGATTACAAGGCCAAAACCAAAGCCTTCTATGATAAACATATCTCTAGAAAACAGtttcaggttggtgataaagttttGCTTTTTGACTcacaatttaaattatttccaggaaagctacggtctaggtggattgggtcATTCTTAGTAGAACATATCTTTTCCCATGGAGCTGTGGACATACATAGTCCAAAAATGGGCAAGACCTTCAAGGTCAATGGGCACCGTCTAAAGCCATTTTATGAAGGATTTACCGTGCACCTTGTGGAAGAAGTTCCCTTGGACCCTCCTTCCCTATCCTGTTGA